A genomic stretch from Chaetodon auriga isolate fChaAug3 chromosome 17, fChaAug3.hap1, whole genome shotgun sequence includes:
- the c17h6orf136 gene encoding uncharacterized protein C6orf136 homolog produces MAVSRGGVAFWVGCVCSHGRRQPIKKQNWRVSQVVDWQWMHQTRPLSSASWALAPPNSLRYQHIKQPVLSHPFHHASQPQRRGDYKGGWEESLSVCVLVRQGESDSLHTLLEIPLSAHNKLGEILALGAHKSSEFSFPFTTVDGSREDDISFDSFKRNSAEAVERQHGCFRSLFEAERCPAPFIYGSQFYCFHCPATELVPDSRLKSRQDNGLDNKPVELPLLPPTALCSHAERAEEEHTDGDSEGEEKLAMIYERLRIELPGLLVKSHDYTMYSNDVELINGLMNTTTRCRGLVLYRLIVSLWRFLCLCYYAETRLEVLKLTKHMEDRSVKARWRLRGLPLHTLMLRFYRKDKSHLYRSFDALSTFYIGKDGLIHCHKVEKIMPARPPVLPRVTSLVAGALVALGVQEQRPALNLLPLLLSSLRQSKN; encoded by the exons ATGGCTGTGAGCAGAGGGGGCGTCGCCTTCTGGGTGGGTTGTGTCTGCAGCCATGGCAGAAGGCAACCCATCAAAAAACAGAACTGGAGAGTCAGTCAG GTGGTTGACTGGCAGTGGATGCATCAGACACGCCCTCTTAGCAGTGCATCGTGGGCCCTGGCGCCCCCCAACAGCCTGAGATATCAGCATATTAAGCAGCCAGTGCTGTCCCATCCATTTCACCATGCCAGCCAGCCTCAGAGAAGAGGCGACTACaaggggggctgggaggagtcactcagtgtgtgtgtgcttgtgcgaCAGGGTGAGTCAGACAGCCTCCACACCCTGCTGGAAATCCCTCTGTCCGCTCACAATAAACTAGGAGAGATCCTTGCTCTGGGGGCTCACAAGTCCTCTGAGTTCTCCTTCCCATTTACCACGGTggatggcagcagagaggatgatATCAGCTTTGACAGCTTTAAGAGAAACAGTGCTGAGGCTGTAGAGAGACAGCATGGCTGTTTCAGAAGCCTGTTTGAAGCAGAGAGGTGTCCTGCACCGTTTATTTATGGCtctcagttttattgttttcattgccCGGCCACAGAGCTGGTACCTGACAGTAGGCTGAAATCTAGACAGGATAATGGACTTGACAACAAGCCTGTGGAGCTACCTCTGCTGCCTCCTACTGCTTTGTGTAGCCATGCTGAGAGAGCGGAGGAGGAGCATACTGACGGAGACAGTGAAGGGGAGGAGAAACTGGCCATGATCTATGAAAGACTGAGGATAGAG CTTCCAGGTTTGTTGGTGAAGAGTCATGATTACACCATGTACTCAAATGATGTGGAATTGATCAACGGCCTCATGAATACCACGACCAG gtgtagaGGCCTTGTGCTGTACAGGCTCATCGTCTCCCTGTGGcgtttcctgtgtctgtgttactATGCTGAGACTCGGCTGGAGGTGCTGAAGCTCACCAAGCACATGGAAGACAGGAGTGTTAAGGCTCGCTGGAGGTTGAGGGGCCTTCCTCTCCACACTCTGATGCTACGCTTCTATCGGAAAGACAAATCTCACCTGTACAG ATCATTTGATGCATTATCTACGTTTTACATTGGAAAGGATGGACTCATTCACTGTCATAAAGTTGAAAAG ATTATGCCGGCGCGGCCCCCTGTCCTGCCCAGAGTAACTTCTCTCGTGGCAGGGGCTTTGGTGGCACTGGGGGTGCAAGAGCAGCGACCCGCCCTCAACCTGCTgcccctcctcctgtcttcGCTTCGACAGAGCAAAAACTGA